In Musa acuminata AAA Group cultivar baxijiao chromosome BXJ3-9, Cavendish_Baxijiao_AAA, whole genome shotgun sequence, a single genomic region encodes these proteins:
- the LOC135648906 gene encoding zinc transporter 4-like yields MEKATKAACILLSLFLLFPQLRASGDCDCTTKREARDSAKALTLKLIAIAAILSAGAMGVLIPILGRSFAAMSPESDVFFVIKAFAAGVILATGLIHILPDAFESLTSPCLGEQQWQDFPVAGFIAMSSAMVTLMIDSFATSYYERSHFSKARPVEEKDESKGDEESARDHAGHVHVHTHATHGHAHGSAAASSPEEASLSDKIRHRVISQVLELGILVHSVIIGISLGASETSSTIRPLVAALSFHQFFEGIGLGGCIVQAKFRAKATVIMAVFFSLTAPIGISLGIAISSSYDETSSTALIIQGIFNAASAGILIYMSLVDLLAADFKNPRMQSNGRLQLGAHLALLLGAGLMSLLARWA; encoded by the exons ATGGAGAAGGCCACGAAGGCTGCGTgtattcttctttctctcttcctcctcttcccacAGCTCCGAGCTTCGGGCGACTGCGACTGCACCACCAAACGGGAAGCTCGAGACAGCGCCAAGGCGCTAACACTAAAGTTGATAGCCATCGCGGCGATCCTAAGCGCAGGTGCCATGGGAGTCCTAATTCCGATCCTGGGGAGATCGTTCGCAGCCATGAGCCCCGAGAGCGACGTGTTCTTCGTGATCAAGGCCTTCGCCGCAGGCGTCATACTTGCCACCGGACTGATACACATCCTCCCGGACGCATTCGAGAGCTTGACGTCGCCCTGCCTGGGCGAGCAGCAGTGGCAGGACTTCCCGGTCGCCGGGTTCATCGCCATGTCTTCCGCGATGGTGACATTGATGATCGACTCCTTCGCCACGAGCTACTACGAGAGGTCGCACTTCAGCAAGGCGCGGCCTGTCGAGGAAAAGGACGAGAGCAAGGGGGACGAGGAGTCCGCCCGCGACCACGCCGGCCATGTCCACGTCCACACGCACGCAACTCACGGGCATGCGCATGGCTCGGCGGCGGCGTCCTCGCCGGAGGAGGCTTCGCTCTCCGACAAGATCCGGCACCGAGTTATCTCCCAA GTTCTGGAGCTGGGCATTCTGGTCCATTCCGTGATCATTGGCATTTCACTGGGTGCATCTGAAACATCCTCCACCATCAGGCCTCTGGTTGCAGCCTTGAGCTTCCATCAATTCTTTGAAGGCATAGGACTCGGTGGATGCATCGTCCAG GCAAAGTTCAGAGCCAAGGCAACAGTGATCATGGCAGTCTTCTTCTCTCTCACAGCTCCGATCGGCATCTCCCTCGGCATTGCGATTTCCTCTAGCTACGACGAGACTAGCTCGACTGCTCTTATCATCCAAGGCATCTTCAATGCTGCCTCTGCAGGAATTCTAATATACATGTCTCTGGTCGATCTCTTGGCCGCTGATTTCAAGAACCCCAGAATGCAGAGTAATGGAAGGCTGCAATTAGGAGCACATCTTGCACTTCTTCTGGGTGCAGGTTTGATGTCCCTTCTTGCGAGGTGGGCATAG